The following are encoded together in the Coleofasciculus sp. FACHB-T130 genome:
- a CDS encoding cation diffusion facilitator family transporter, with the protein MVADNRSAVRKVLIITLLLNLFVMTLKAVLGSWTGSLSLLADALHSVTDSANNILGLIASRFSSPQPDRDHPYGHQKFEGVGALGIAAFLGIACFEILQGAIERILSGGGKPVIISPSELWLLLIVLGVNIFVTFYERHVGQQVGSPILIADAQHTMSDVWVTIAVLGGLIGVWQGQVLNLPQLQWLDIILSFPVALLVFRSGWNVIKDNLPWLVDEMAIAPEAIHGIVIQVPGVINCHEIASRGVVGRQVFIEMHLIVDVTDVETAHQITEEVENRLKERFSPVRILIHIEPPAYQSDQITYEAESKSR; encoded by the coding sequence GTGGTAGCAGATAACCGCTCGGCAGTGCGTAAGGTTTTAATCATTACCCTACTGCTCAACCTGTTCGTAATGACGTTGAAGGCAGTGCTGGGGTCGTGGACGGGTTCTCTCAGCTTGCTAGCGGATGCCTTGCATAGCGTTACCGATAGCGCCAACAACATTTTGGGATTAATTGCCAGCCGATTTTCTTCACCTCAACCCGATCGGGATCATCCTTACGGACACCAGAAATTTGAAGGTGTGGGAGCGTTAGGAATTGCTGCCTTCTTAGGAATTGCCTGCTTTGAAATTCTGCAAGGGGCAATTGAACGAATTCTCAGCGGTGGTGGTAAACCCGTCATCATTTCCCCCTCTGAGCTGTGGTTACTGCTGATTGTGCTGGGCGTGAATATTTTTGTCACGTTCTACGAACGCCATGTTGGGCAGCAGGTAGGCAGCCCCATTTTAATTGCAGATGCCCAGCACACCATGAGCGATGTCTGGGTGACAATTGCTGTTTTGGGTGGGTTGATTGGCGTCTGGCAAGGACAGGTATTGAATCTGCCGCAACTTCAGTGGTTGGATATTATTCTCTCCTTTCCCGTTGCCTTGTTAGTGTTTCGCAGTGGTTGGAACGTGATTAAAGATAATTTGCCCTGGCTAGTCGATGAGATGGCGATCGCGCCCGAAGCCATTCATGGGATCGTCATCCAAGTTCCAGGAGTGATTAATTGTCACGAAATTGCTTCTAGAGGCGTTGTTGGGCGTCAGGTATTCATCGAAATGCACTTGATTGTAGACGTCACCGATGTAGAAACTGCCCACCAAATTACAGAAGAAGTCGAGAACCGCCTAAAAGAAAGATTTAGCCCCGTCCGAATTTTGATTCACATCGAGCCACCTGCTTACCA
- a CDS encoding DUF4327 family protein has product MTADIMPPKSSVQYSIDVLQEEARQLVEKGIVTRQQPIYVLCQYIPAREWVCVECELERCNILLRDRIGDLMGQEQWDND; this is encoded by the coding sequence ATGACTGCTGATATAATGCCGCCTAAATCATCTGTGCAATACTCCATCGACGTTCTTCAAGAAGAAGCCCGTCAATTGGTGGAGAAAGGAATTGTGACTCGTCAGCAACCCATCTACGTTCTGTGCCAGTACATCCCTGCACGGGAGTGGGTTTGTGTTGAGTGTGAATTAGAAAGATGCAATATCTTACTCCGCGATCGCATCGGCGATCTGATGGGGCAAGAACAATGGGACAACGATTGA
- a CDS encoding glycoside hydrolase family 3 N-terminal domain-containing protein yields the protein MALLPEWESLSLAEQVAQMVVVRASGYLFDHQIQYPDWEPPAAVLQHWVQDLGVGGVILLGGSAGELALRSQQLQDWAKTPLLIAADIEEGVGQRFSGATWFPPPMAIGAVFRKDASLALKYAEQMGGIIASEALAIGINWVLAPVVDVNNNPNNPVINVRAFGENPEEVTQLASAFIRGAKAYPVLTTAKHFPGHGDTAVDSHLDLPVLPHSPARLAEIELLPFQEAIGTGTASGVDAVMSAHLLIPAWDAERPATLSQPILTQLLRQQLGFEGLIVTDALVMGAIANRYGANEAPVLAVEAGADILLMPVDPAGAIQAVCDAVAQGRISEARIRASVERIWTAKRRVQQGTAQPPVEAIAPEVQPAPSPFPPHLLQLAQPHALATSANIVREALVVHGEIPLLPSQGNLRNLIVVDDTLNCDFLDKQAPAVALPKQHGYQLQLLDPHTTLIPGWVFYHKSGLNAQPTLLQLFIRGNPFRGSAGLTPLAQDLFKKLLGNAELQALVIYGSPYLLEQFLPHLPPHIPCVFSYGQMPAAQAIALEVLFGAPALSI from the coding sequence GTGGCATTGCTGCCGGAGTGGGAATCGCTCTCTCTAGCAGAACAGGTAGCGCAAATGGTCGTGGTACGGGCGTCAGGCTACCTGTTCGACCACCAAATTCAGTATCCAGATTGGGAACCACCGGCGGCAGTTCTGCAACACTGGGTGCAGGATTTGGGCGTCGGGGGGGTCATTTTGTTGGGAGGCAGTGCTGGAGAATTAGCACTGCGATCGCAACAACTCCAAGACTGGGCAAAAACCCCCTTGCTGATCGCGGCTGATATTGAAGAAGGCGTCGGACAACGCTTTTCTGGGGCAACTTGGTTTCCGCCACCGATGGCAATCGGGGCAGTATTCCGGAAAGATGCCTCTCTTGCCTTGAAATACGCCGAACAAATGGGAGGCATCATCGCCTCAGAAGCCCTAGCAATTGGCATCAACTGGGTGCTTGCGCCGGTTGTGGATGTGAATAACAATCCTAATAATCCAGTGATTAACGTCCGGGCGTTTGGCGAAAACCCAGAGGAAGTGACTCAACTAGCGTCTGCTTTCATCCGGGGGGCGAAAGCTTATCCGGTGTTAACGACTGCTAAGCATTTTCCCGGACATGGCGATACGGCGGTGGATTCCCATCTAGATTTGCCCGTCTTGCCCCATTCCCCGGCACGACTGGCTGAGATTGAGTTACTGCCGTTTCAAGAAGCAATCGGTACAGGTACAGCCTCCGGTGTAGATGCCGTAATGAGTGCCCATCTCCTGATCCCGGCTTGGGATGCCGAACGCCCTGCCACCCTTTCCCAACCGATTTTGACTCAACTGCTGCGGCAACAGCTGGGATTTGAAGGATTAATTGTTACCGATGCATTGGTGATGGGAGCGATCGCCAACCGCTATGGAGCAAATGAAGCTCCAGTCTTAGCTGTCGAAGCCGGCGCAGATATTTTGCTGATGCCAGTCGATCCTGCGGGTGCTATCCAAGCGGTGTGCGACGCGGTAGCACAGGGACGCATTTCAGAGGCGCGAATTCGTGCGTCTGTTGAGCGTATCTGGACAGCCAAGCGCCGAGTCCAACAAGGCACAGCACAACCGCCTGTAGAGGCGATCGCGCCTGAAGTCCAACCAGCGCCTTCACCATTCCCTCCCCATCTCCTCCAACTAGCTCAACCACACGCCCTCGCCACATCTGCCAACATCGTGCGAGAGGCGCTCGTCGTTCATGGCGAAATTCCTTTACTTCCCAGTCAGGGCAACTTACGCAACTTAATCGTGGTGGATGACACCCTGAATTGTGATTTTCTCGATAAACAAGCACCGGCTGTGGCTCTGCCCAAACAGCACGGCTATCAACTCCAACTACTCGATCCCCACACCACCTTAATTCCTGGCTGGGTGTTTTATCATAAATCGGGTTTAAACGCCCAACCAACCCTACTCCAGCTGTTCATCCGTGGGAATCCTTTCCGAGGCAGTGCTGGCTTGACACCGTTGGCTCAGGACTTGTTTAAAAAACTCTTAGGAAATGCCGAACTCCAAGCGTTAGTGATTTACGGCAGTCCTTATCTTCTGGAACAGTTTCTTCCACACCTGCCCCCGCATATCCCTTGTGTGTTTTCTTACGGGCAGATGCCAGCAGCTCAGGCGATCGCCCTTGAAGTTTTGTTCGGTGCCCCAGCTCTAAGCATTTAG
- the rbfA gene encoding 30S ribosome-binding factor RbfA: MATSRRVSRVAALIKREISQMLLTEIKDDRVGAGMVSVTDVDVSGDLQHAKIFVSIYGTEEAKVETMAGLRAATGFVRSELGQRLRLRRTPELLFQEDRSLERGDRILSLLNQLNQDRPAARVEEEDIVEAED, from the coding sequence ATGGCTACAAGTCGCCGCGTTTCTCGCGTTGCCGCATTGATTAAACGCGAAATCAGCCAAATGCTGCTAACCGAAATCAAAGATGATCGCGTGGGTGCTGGCATGGTCAGCGTCACCGATGTGGATGTGTCAGGCGACCTACAACACGCTAAAATCTTCGTCAGCATCTATGGCACCGAGGAAGCAAAGGTAGAAACGATGGCTGGGTTAAGAGCAGCAACTGGCTTTGTCCGCAGCGAACTCGGTCAACGGTTGCGGCTGCGTCGGACACCAGAGTTACTGTTTCAGGAAGATCGTTCTCTGGAAAGGGGCGATCGCATTTTGTCTTTGTTGAATCAGCTTAATCAAGACCGTCCGGCTGCGAGAGTGGAAGAAGAAGACATCGTTGAGGCAGAAGATTGA
- a CDS encoding DUF751 family protein, giving the protein MFDGFWENISRYPRYFVTIILGVFFYTFGWLKPLLQNRTSAIALMGFLVAALTFITLTLRAMLGVSPI; this is encoded by the coding sequence ATGTTTGATGGCTTTTGGGAAAATATCTCTCGCTACCCCCGCTACTTTGTCACCATTATCCTAGGGGTATTCTTTTATACCTTTGGGTGGTTGAAACCGCTACTCCAAAATCGAACCAGCGCGATCGCTTTGATGGGCTTTCTGGTGGCAGCCTTAACTTTTATTACCCTAACCCTACGGGCGATGCTGGGAGTGAGTCCGATTTAG
- a CDS encoding DNA adenine methylase, with translation MSTQATQQEIARPFLKWAGGKSQLIQQYIPYFPPKFTTYYEPFLGGGALFFHLLPKVSILTDINGELVNVFRCVRDEVEPLIEFLHQHQMNHSKEYYYCVRLMQPNTPLERAARFIYLNKTCFNGLYRENSKGQFNVPIGKYKNPKICNSALLRAVSAALQSALIDVKPFEAVLQSAENAEDFVFFDPPYYPLSSTSNFTAYSRNSFNEADQIRLRDVFVELAKRGVKVMLSNSDCLFIREIYSNFNIYEISASRMINSNARKRGKISELLITSYAR, from the coding sequence ATGTCAACTCAGGCGACACAACAAGAAATAGCGCGTCCCTTTCTAAAATGGGCTGGTGGGAAAAGCCAGCTAATTCAGCAATATATTCCCTATTTTCCCCCAAAATTTACAACTTACTATGAGCCATTTTTGGGTGGCGGCGCTCTTTTCTTTCATTTATTGCCGAAAGTATCTATTTTGACGGATATTAATGGCGAGTTAGTCAATGTTTTCCGATGTGTAAGGGATGAAGTAGAACCGCTAATTGAATTTTTGCACCAGCATCAAATGAATCATAGTAAGGAGTATTATTACTGCGTGCGATTGATGCAACCTAACACCCCTCTAGAAAGAGCTGCTCGATTTATTTACCTCAACAAAACCTGCTTTAACGGATTATATCGAGAAAACTCAAAAGGGCAATTTAATGTTCCGATTGGGAAATACAAAAATCCAAAAATTTGTAATTCAGCTTTACTTAGGGCAGTTTCCGCTGCACTTCAGAGTGCCCTGATTGATGTTAAACCTTTTGAAGCTGTCCTGCAATCTGCGGAAAACGCTGAAGATTTTGTTTTCTTTGACCCGCCTTATTATCCTCTAAGCTCTACCAGTAACTTTACCGCCTATAGCCGTAATTCTTTTAATGAAGCTGACCAAATTCGGCTCAGGGATGTCTTTGTAGAACTGGCGAAGCGTGGTGTCAAAGTGATGCTTTCTAATTCTGACTGTCTGTTTATCCGAGAAATTTACAGCAATTTTAATATTTATGAGATATCAGCTTCCAGAATGATTAATTCCAACGCTAGAAAACGGGGTAAAATATCTGAATTATTAATCACATCTTATGCAAGATAA
- a CDS encoding SOS response-associated peptidase: MCGRFTQSKSAETIAQAFQVNDVPLLMPRYNIAPTQSVQTILQNPEQSQRQFKMLHWGLIPRWAKDTKMGAKLINARAETVAEKPAFRAAFKQRRCLVVADGFYEWKQQDGKKQPFYCRVNDGQPFGFAGLWEHWEGEDGEEIDSCTILTTEPNEVMRPIHNRMPVILDPKDYDLWLDSQVQKPELLQPLLRPYSAEEMATYPVSTKVNKPMNDTAELINSL; this comes from the coding sequence ATGTGTGGAAGATTTACCCAAAGTAAGTCCGCTGAGACAATCGCCCAAGCATTCCAGGTAAATGATGTTCCACTCCTGATGCCTCGTTATAATATTGCGCCCACCCAGTCAGTACAGACAATTTTACAAAATCCAGAACAGTCTCAACGACAGTTCAAAATGCTGCATTGGGGGCTGATTCCTCGTTGGGCAAAAGATACAAAAATGGGAGCAAAACTGATTAATGCACGGGCGGAAACGGTAGCCGAAAAACCGGCTTTTCGGGCAGCTTTTAAACAACGACGTTGCTTAGTAGTAGCGGATGGTTTTTATGAGTGGAAGCAGCAAGACGGGAAAAAGCAGCCATTTTATTGTCGCGTCAATGATGGACAACCTTTCGGCTTTGCTGGTTTGTGGGAGCATTGGGAAGGAGAGGACGGTGAGGAAATAGATTCTTGCACAATTTTGACAACAGAACCCAATGAGGTAATGCGCCCGATTCACAACCGAATGCCAGTCATTCTCGATCCAAAAGATTATGATTTGTGGTTGGATTCACAGGTGCAAAAGCCGGAGTTATTACAGCCTTTGTTGCGTCCATATTCAGCAGAAGAAATGGCAACTTATCCAGTCAGCACAAAGGTAAATAAACCAATGAATGATACGGCGGAGTTGATCAATAGCCTTTAA
- a CDS encoding DUF3616 domain-containing protein — MPESFLLSRVLIRFNGKADEPLSQDLSAAALTPDGSLWVGSDETRTIERLSPVEPYIFSKHQQFFVKDFIDLADPEGEIDIEGMDYTNHYLWFIGSHSTKRKKIKGKDLEKDLDKLATIKFEPNRYLLARIPVVKGELVKSVSHPEQPDKKLTAACLQKIGNSNVLIEALKQDRHLGAFLTTSIPSKENGFDIEGLAIRGDRIFIGLRGPVLRGWAIILEVEVAETEPGILTLKKIGKDGKQYKKHFVELNGLGVRELCLDGEDLIVLAGPTMDLEGALRVFRLKNALQRDENSISWQKEGDLEVLFDLPFRFGSDHAEGLALFPCLGQPNSLMVVYDSPDENRVVKPNGIFADVFSLKSLPC, encoded by the coding sequence ATGCCAGAAAGTTTCTTGCTCAGCCGCGTACTAATTCGCTTCAACGGCAAAGCTGATGAACCTCTTAGCCAAGATTTATCAGCGGCTGCTTTGACACCTGATGGCAGCTTGTGGGTAGGTTCTGATGAAACGAGAACGATTGAGCGCTTATCCCCTGTCGAGCCATATATCTTCAGCAAACATCAGCAATTTTTTGTAAAAGATTTCATCGATTTAGCCGATCCGGAAGGCGAAATCGATATCGAGGGAATGGATTATACAAACCATTATCTTTGGTTCATCGGTTCCCACAGTACAAAGCGTAAAAAAATAAAGGGCAAAGACCTTGAGAAGGATCTTGATAAACTAGCAACCATAAAGTTTGAACCAAACCGTTATTTACTTGCCCGGATTCCTGTAGTAAAAGGTGAATTAGTTAAATCAGTCTCTCACCCAGAACAGCCAGATAAAAAACTGACAGCAGCCTGTCTGCAAAAAATAGGAAATAGTAACGTTCTGATAGAAGCACTCAAACAGGATCGGCACCTAGGGGCATTTCTAACAACTTCTATCCCCTCTAAAGAAAATGGATTTGATATCGAAGGCTTAGCGATTCGGGGAGATAGGATTTTTATCGGCTTGCGAGGCCCTGTACTGAGAGGGTGGGCAATTATTTTAGAGGTTGAAGTTGCAGAAACCGAGCCAGGAATTTTAACGCTGAAGAAAATTGGCAAAGATGGGAAGCAATACAAAAAACATTTTGTAGAGTTGAATGGGTTAGGTGTCCGGGAACTATGTCTGGATGGTGAAGACTTGATCGTTCTAGCGGGACCCACGATGGATTTAGAAGGTGCGCTGAGAGTCTTCCGCCTGAAAAATGCCTTACAACGTGATGAAAACAGCATCTCTTGGCAGAAAGAGGGAGATTTGGAAGTGTTGTTTGATCTGCCTTTCAGATTTGGTTCCGATCATGCGGAAGGGTTGGCACTGTTTCCCTGTTTAGGACAACCAAATTCTCTAATGGTGGTTTATGATTCTCCGGATGAGAATAGAGTCGTGAAGCCGAATGGTATTTTTGCAGATGTCTTCAGTTTGAAGTCTCTACCTTGTTAA
- a CDS encoding SGNH/GDSL hydrolase family protein, protein MKKLCMASAKAAIAMPRRVLALLTLFSVLGVPNPGSAQTFNQIYVFGDSLSDVGNVLKATNGQYPPNPPYFQGRYSNGPVWADYLASKLKLKSSTETNFAYGGATTGNSRQIPPGLLAQIESFKATHSSANPKALYVVWAGANDYLRGATDSTVPINNLAIAVKSLSVAGAKNIVVVNLPDLGKLPGTRTTQRSESLNVLTKKHNSGLAASLNGLRQQLNSDIKITYLDVNSLYNQVTNNPKKFGFTNVTNACISRAKICNNPNEYLFWDSIHPTTAAHKLFVELAFPALKSTLESRAVSSSQTTVSPTPVSGTSVEPTIAIGGIILGAVGGGLIVTRIHRMKNKS, encoded by the coding sequence ATGAAAAAGTTGTGCATGGCGAGTGCCAAAGCAGCGATCGCAATGCCTCGGCGCGTCCTTGCGCTTCTCACGCTCTTCAGCGTTTTGGGAGTTCCGAATCCGGGTTCGGCACAGACTTTTAATCAGATTTATGTTTTTGGAGATAGCCTCTCCGATGTTGGCAATGTATTAAAGGCTACCAACGGGCAATATCCTCCAAATCCACCCTACTTTCAAGGACGCTATTCCAATGGCCCTGTTTGGGCAGATTATCTCGCCTCTAAGCTGAAATTAAAATCTAGTACAGAGACGAACTTCGCCTACGGAGGTGCTACCACAGGCAATTCTAGGCAGATTCCCCCCGGATTGCTGGCACAAATCGAGAGCTTTAAGGCAACCCATTCCTCTGCTAACCCGAAGGCTCTGTATGTTGTCTGGGCTGGTGCGAATGATTATCTAAGAGGCGCTACCGACTCTACCGTGCCAATCAACAATTTAGCGATCGCGGTGAAGTCCCTCTCGGTAGCTGGAGCCAAAAATATCGTAGTCGTTAACTTACCAGATTTAGGAAAGCTTCCTGGCACGCGCACAACTCAACGTTCCGAGTCTCTCAACGTTTTAACGAAGAAGCATAATTCTGGATTAGCCGCATCCCTCAACGGTTTGCGTCAGCAACTCAACTCTGATATCAAAATCACCTATCTTGATGTCAATTCTCTTTACAATCAAGTCACCAACAATCCAAAAAAATTCGGTTTCACGAATGTAACCAACGCCTGTATCAGCAGAGCCAAAATATGTAACAATCCAAACGAATATTTATTTTGGGACAGCATTCATCCCACGACTGCCGCCCATAAGTTATTTGTAGAGTTAGCATTCCCAGCGCTAAAATCTACGCTCGAATCTCGCGCAGTTTCTAGCTCTCAAACCACTGTCTCTCCAACCCCTGTCTCTGGAACCTCTGTTGAACCTACTATTGCAATAGGCGGGATTATATTGGGGGCTGTCGGTGGTGGGTTAATCGTGACGCGCATTCATAGGATGAAAAACAAATCCTAA
- a CDS encoding cytochrome P450 yields the protein MELTNSLPKGPNTPRSLRLMKFIFQPIKYLDDYAKAYGDTFTIQGSQGTPIVYFSQPQALQTIFTADSSQLDAGRGNSGLEFLMGENSLLLLDGDRHQRQRQLLTPPFHGERMRAYGQIISEIAEQVMNQWTVGKPFNIRASMQEITLRVILRVVFGLDEGSRLEQLRSLVASTLDLMTSRFNSSAFFFEFLKQDLGDWSPWGRMLRQIKQIDELIYAQIAERRAEANPNRQDILSLMMSARDEAGQPMTDIELRDELMTLLVAGHETTASALTWALYWVDQLPQVREKLLAELDSVDADSDPSVITKLPYLTAVCSETLRIYPIAANTFVRVVRSPIEIGGYKLPPGAVIIPSIYLAHHREETFPQPKRFKPERFLERQFSQYEYLPFGGGNRRCIGMAFAMYEMKLVLATIVSRFQVSLVNKRPVIPVRRGLTLAAPEGMKMVATPRLKKPANTPVSV from the coding sequence ATGGAACTCACCAACAGCCTCCCTAAAGGGCCAAACACTCCGCGATCGCTGCGGTTAATGAAATTTATTTTTCAGCCCATCAAGTACCTGGATGATTATGCAAAAGCTTATGGTGACACCTTCACCATCCAGGGAAGCCAGGGGACTCCGATTGTCTATTTCAGCCAACCACAAGCACTGCAAACGATTTTCACTGCTGATTCTAGTCAGTTAGACGCTGGGAGGGGGAACAGCGGTTTAGAGTTTTTAATGGGAGAAAATTCTCTGCTACTGCTGGATGGCGATCGCCATCAGCGCCAACGACAACTGTTAACCCCTCCTTTTCACGGCGAACGGATGCGGGCTTACGGTCAGATTATCTCTGAAATCGCCGAGCAGGTGATGAATCAATGGACGGTTGGCAAACCCTTCAACATCCGTGCGTCGATGCAAGAAATTACCCTGCGCGTCATCTTACGGGTGGTGTTTGGACTAGATGAAGGGTCGCGTTTGGAACAACTACGCAGCTTAGTCGCTTCAACGCTGGACTTGATGACTTCCCGCTTCAACTCCAGCGCCTTCTTTTTTGAGTTTCTTAAACAAGATTTAGGCGATTGGAGTCCTTGGGGTCGGATGCTGCGCCAAATAAAACAAATTGACGAACTGATTTACGCTCAGATTGCGGAACGTCGAGCGGAAGCTAACCCGAATCGGCAAGATATCCTCAGCTTAATGATGTCTGCTCGTGATGAAGCGGGTCAACCGATGACGGATATAGAGTTACGCGATGAGTTAATGACTCTGCTAGTCGCCGGACATGAAACCACCGCTTCTGCACTGACTTGGGCTTTGTACTGGGTTGACCAATTACCGCAGGTGCGCGAAAAACTGCTCGCCGAGTTGGACTCTGTTGACGCTGACTCCGATCCAAGCGTTATCACTAAACTACCCTACCTAACGGCGGTTTGCTCTGAAACGCTTCGCATCTACCCAATTGCTGCGAATACCTTTGTTCGGGTTGTGCGATCGCCCATCGAGATCGGCGGCTACAAATTGCCTCCAGGGGCGGTAATCATCCCCAGTATCTATTTAGCCCACCACCGGGAGGAAACTTTCCCACAGCCCAAGCGATTCAAGCCAGAGCGCTTTTTAGAACGGCAATTTTCTCAATACGAGTATTTGCCCTTTGGCGGCGGGAATCGTCGCTGTATCGGGATGGCATTTGCTATGTATGAAATGAAATTGGTTCTAGCAACCATTGTGTCGCGTTTTCAAGTGTCGCTCGTTAATAAGCGTCCGGTGATTCCAGTGCGTCGGGGTTTGACTTTAGCCGCACCGGAAGGCATGAAAATGGTTGCAACTCCTCGGCTAAAGAAGCCCGCAAATACTCCAGTCTCAGTGTAA
- a CDS encoding AAA family ATPase has protein sequence MPRIIAILNGKGGVGKTTTAVNLAATFSEEKRVLLVDADIQGSATWWVERSEKGMGFDLAQETDPKLLGRLRKIEGYDLVVVDTPPALRSEALAAVVAIADYLVLPTPCAPMDLAVLIETVRETVMPVGIAHRVLLTKVDARSLGEALEAQNTLQELGIPACYSFVRAYKAHERAALEGVPIHQWAGKKAREAEADYRRVANEIQRDWRN, from the coding sequence GTGCCAAGAATAATTGCGATTCTCAACGGTAAGGGAGGAGTCGGTAAAACCACTACAGCAGTCAATCTGGCTGCAACCTTCTCGGAAGAAAAACGGGTTCTTCTGGTCGATGCAGATATTCAGGGTTCGGCGACTTGGTGGGTTGAGCGTAGCGAGAAAGGAATGGGCTTCGATCTCGCTCAAGAGACAGATCCAAAACTTTTAGGTCGTTTACGTAAGATAGAAGGCTACGATTTAGTAGTAGTGGATACGCCTCCAGCATTGCGATCGGAAGCATTAGCGGCGGTAGTAGCGATCGCTGATTATCTGGTTTTACCCACGCCTTGTGCGCCGATGGATCTGGCTGTACTCATTGAGACAGTAAGGGAAACCGTCATGCCAGTTGGAATCGCCCATCGGGTACTTCTGACAAAGGTGGATGCGCGAAGTTTGGGGGAAGCACTGGAGGCTCAAAACACACTTCAAGAGCTAGGAATTCCTGCTTGCTATAGCTTTGTCCGTGCCTACAAAGCCCACGAACGAGCGGCTCTTGAGGGGGTGCCGATTCATCAATGGGCGGGGAAAAAGGCGCGGGAGGCGGAAGCAGACTATCGCCGCGTGGCTAATGAAATACAGCGTGATTGGAGAAACTAA
- a CDS encoding site-2 protease family protein, translating to MNGTIRVGNLFGIPFNVHPTWFFVLAWVTVSYGSGLAAQFPGLGGGLPWLLGLIAALLLFASVLAHELGHSFVAIKQGIEVKSINLFLFGGLASLEKESKTPAGAFWLAIAGPLVSLALFGLISAIGFTTSISGPFGAILGVLAYVNLVLALFNLIPGLPLDGGNILKALVWKITGNPYKGVVFAGRAGQVIGWIAIASGLVPLLLGGGLNFWNLLIGWFLLQNAGRVTQAARVQEQLAALTAEDAVMSDSPIVSESLSLREFVNEYIIGKNEASRFLVTNEEGQLVGAIAVDDLKAVPTSQWTEISVAQLTKPVEFSTTVKSDQSLLEVVTLLEQEKLTQLPVIRENGVLVGLLEKASILNLLQRRAQANPA from the coding sequence ATGAACGGCACGATTCGCGTCGGCAATTTATTCGGAATTCCCTTCAACGTACATCCAACCTGGTTCTTTGTCCTGGCTTGGGTGACGGTGAGTTATGGCAGTGGACTAGCGGCTCAATTTCCCGGACTCGGCGGGGGATTACCCTGGCTACTGGGATTAATTGCGGCGCTGCTGTTGTTTGCATCCGTCTTGGCGCACGAACTGGGACACAGTTTTGTGGCTATCAAGCAGGGAATTGAAGTTAAATCTATCAACTTATTTCTGTTTGGTGGTCTCGCCAGCTTAGAAAAAGAATCAAAGACCCCAGCAGGAGCATTCTGGCTGGCAATCGCAGGGCCTTTAGTCAGTTTGGCGCTGTTTGGTCTAATTAGCGCGATTGGCTTTACCACGAGCATTTCCGGGCCGTTTGGAGCAATCCTCGGAGTGCTGGCTTACGTCAACTTAGTGCTGGCGCTGTTTAACCTGATTCCTGGCTTGCCCCTGGATGGTGGGAATATCCTCAAGGCGTTGGTTTGGAAGATCACCGGCAATCCTTATAAAGGTGTCGTGTTTGCGGGTCGCGCCGGTCAAGTCATTGGTTGGATAGCGATCGCTTCTGGTCTGGTTCCGCTACTATTAGGCGGCGGTCTTAACTTCTGGAACTTGTTAATCGGTTGGTTCTTGCTGCAAAACGCGGGTCGAGTAACCCAGGCTGCTAGAGTGCAGGAACAACTAGCCGCTTTGACCGCAGAAGACGCAGTTATGAGTGATAGCCCAATTGTATCTGAGTCGCTTTCCCTGAGAGAGTTTGTTAACGAGTACATCATTGGCAAAAACGAAGCGTCGCGGTTCTTAGTTACCAATGAGGAAGGACAATTAGTGGGAGCGATCGCAGTTGACGATCTCAAAGCTGTCCCAACCTCCCAGTGGACTGAAATATCAGTCGCACAGCTAACAAAACCCGTCGAATTCTCCACAACCGTCAAATCCGATCAATCTTTACTAGAAGTGGTGACACTACTAGAACAAGAAAAACTCACTCAACTACCCGTGATTCGTGAAAACGGCGTGCTAGTAGGACTTCTGGAAAAAGCTTCGATTCTCAACTTACTCCAGAGAAGAGCGCAAGCAAATCCTGCTTAA